One Polyangiaceae bacterium genomic window carries:
- a CDS encoding class I SAM-dependent DNA methyltransferase, with protein MPLSWNEIRANAISFAKEWKGETREHAEGKTFWDDFFRVFGLRRRHVATFEEPVKTIKGTYKFIDLFWRGTLLVEHKSAGKSLDKAHSQGIDYIQRLHSAGRADDVPRYLIVSDFLRFALYDLEADTSVTFDLDELYKHIHAFAFIPGYQQPSLIDQNPINIAAAERLGSLRDALEDSGYKGHALERLLVRILFCLFADDTSIFDPRDAFALYIRNHTKEDGSDLGPHLAEIFDILDTPVEQRSKHMPEDLKGLPYVNGGLFAERLRITHFHRNARDALLHCTEFNWSTISPAIFGALFQSVLDSRERRQFGAHYTWEPDILKVVQSLFLDDLRSEFERIKHDRRRLSEFHIALGKLKFLDPACGCGSFLVIAYRELRQLELDVLQALSSGQRVTDISALARIDVDQFFGIELEEWPARIAEVAMWLTDHQMNLRVSTLFGNYFVRLPLKKSPTIVVGNALCLDWRDVVPPEECSYILGNPPFVGHHYQNQQQKADQDFVMSGISAHGVLDYVCNWYVKAADYIRGTRIQVAFVSTNSITQGEQVGLLWTFLVQKYKLKIHFAHRTFVWQSEARGKAHVHVVVIGFWSV; from the coding sequence ATGCCCCTGTCGTGGAACGAGATTCGCGCCAACGCCATCAGCTTTGCCAAGGAGTGGAAGGGCGAGACTCGAGAGCACGCCGAAGGTAAGACGTTCTGGGACGACTTTTTTCGAGTCTTCGGCTTGCGGCGAAGGCACGTCGCCACCTTTGAAGAGCCCGTCAAAACGATCAAGGGGACGTACAAATTCATCGATCTTTTTTGGCGTGGCACCTTGCTCGTCGAACACAAGAGTGCAGGCAAGAGTCTGGACAAGGCGCACTCGCAGGGAATCGATTACATTCAGCGTCTTCATTCGGCTGGGCGTGCCGACGACGTCCCGCGGTACCTGATTGTTTCGGACTTCCTTCGGTTCGCATTGTACGACCTCGAGGCAGACACTTCGGTAACGTTCGACCTTGATGAGCTGTACAAGCACATTCACGCATTCGCCTTCATTCCGGGGTACCAGCAGCCTAGCCTCATCGACCAGAACCCAATCAATATTGCGGCCGCTGAGCGGCTTGGGTCTTTGCGGGATGCGCTCGAGGATTCCGGCTACAAGGGGCATGCGTTGGAGCGATTGCTCGTACGCATTTTGTTTTGTCTTTTCGCGGATGATACGAGCATATTCGACCCGCGCGATGCCTTCGCGTTGTACATCCGCAATCATACGAAAGAGGATGGTTCCGACCTTGGTCCGCATCTTGCTGAAATCTTCGATATACTCGACACACCGGTAGAACAACGATCCAAGCATATGCCGGAGGACCTCAAAGGTCTCCCGTACGTCAACGGCGGACTATTTGCGGAGCGCCTCAGGATCACGCATTTTCATCGCAACGCGCGCGATGCGCTTCTCCATTGCACTGAATTCAACTGGTCGACGATATCGCCCGCGATCTTCGGGGCGCTCTTCCAATCCGTTTTGGATTCGCGAGAACGGCGACAGTTTGGTGCGCATTACACGTGGGAACCCGATATTCTCAAGGTGGTTCAATCGCTATTTCTGGACGATTTACGGAGCGAGTTCGAACGGATAAAGCACGACCGCCGTCGGCTTTCAGAATTTCACATAGCGCTCGGAAAGCTGAAGTTTTTGGATCCGGCATGCGGATGTGGCAGTTTTCTCGTGATTGCATATCGCGAGCTTCGCCAACTCGAATTGGATGTACTGCAGGCGCTATCGTCAGGCCAGCGCGTCACCGACATTTCGGCGCTAGCGCGCATTGATGTCGATCAATTTTTCGGGATCGAGCTGGAAGAATGGCCGGCACGAATCGCCGAAGTGGCGATGTGGCTTACGGATCATCAAATGAACTTGCGCGTTTCTACGCTGTTCGGCAACTACTTCGTGCGCCTCCCCCTTAAAAAGTCCCCGACGATCGTCGTTGGTAATGCTCTTTGCCTCGATTGGCGCGATGTCGTCCCGCCCGAGGAATGCTCCTATATTCTCGGAAACCCGCCGTTTGTCGGGCATCATTATCAAAATCAGCAGCAGAAGGCAGATCAGGACTTTGTCATGTCCGGTATTTCGGCGCATGGCGTTTTGGACTACGTATGTAATTGGTATGTCAAGGCTGCCGACTATATTCGTGGGACTCGCATTCAGGTCGCGTTTGTCTCAACGAATTCTATCACGCAAGGTGAACAGGTTGGCTTGTTGTGGACGTTCCTCGTCCAAAAATACAAATTAAAGATCCATTTCGCTCATCGTACCTTTGTTTGGCAGAGTGAAGCGCGGGGCAAGGCGCATGTTCATGTCGTCGTAATCGGCTTCTGGAGCGTTTGA
- a CDS encoding tetratricopeptide repeat protein, producing MPEVPDDKETALAKRLGAAGLAQIDANLLDQADNMFHKAARIIADAIKEGGFPLDDTHCCVHLRRLIALADSGTLEWAGNLRRPRFSEVRLPADTWERVREEVQERKRAKEQADFEDAVSQTEQHPDDPKAWRALARAHNSNDDYPAAITAMTRAIELGLSASDAYWDRGRYALMAGDYDLAIADFSQGLVLSDQLNNDDLREELHFLRAEAFFQLGRKTEARADLEHVRDDCVSWTIQVRSKDELLALCAE from the coding sequence TTGCCCGAGGTTCCGGACGATAAGGAGACTGCGCTAGCCAAAAGACTAGGCGCAGCCGGCCTGGCCCAAATCGACGCCAATCTGCTCGACCAAGCAGACAATATGTTTCACAAGGCGGCACGAATCATTGCCGATGCCATCAAAGAAGGCGGCTTTCCGCTTGACGACACCCATTGCTGCGTCCATCTCCGTCGGTTGATCGCTCTCGCGGATTCTGGGACACTCGAATGGGCGGGAAACCTGCGACGGCCCCGGTTCAGCGAAGTGCGGTTGCCCGCCGACACCTGGGAACGGGTGCGCGAGGAGGTCCAGGAGCGAAAGAGGGCGAAGGAGCAAGCCGATTTCGAGGATGCGGTGAGCCAAACCGAGCAACATCCCGATGATCCCAAGGCTTGGCGCGCGCTCGCGCGTGCCCACAACTCCAACGATGATTACCCAGCGGCAATTACTGCAATGACGCGAGCAATCGAGCTCGGGTTGTCGGCTTCCGACGCATACTGGGATCGAGGCCGATATGCACTCATGGCGGGCGACTATGATCTGGCTATTGCTGACTTCAGCCAAGGGCTCGTTCTTTCTGACCAACTGAATAATGACGACCTCCGCGAGGAGCTCCACTTCCTTCGAGCGGAGGCATTCTTCCAGCTGGGCCGAAAAACTGAGGCGCGTGCCGACTTGGAGCACGTGCGCGATGACTGTGTCTCGTGGACGATTCAGGTGCGCTCGAAAGACGAGCTTTTGGCTTTGTGCGCGGAATGA
- a CDS encoding acyl-CoA dehydrogenase family protein, producing MWQPFTEEHEQFRKTVRAFAEKELAPHAEQWEADEVFPNWVFKRAGELGILGAHFPEEHGGMGLDYWFSAAKAEELPRSRLAGVVMGLLVQSDMATPVISDLGTKDQIEEFLKPVLAGDKVIALGVSEPGAGSDVAGIRTFARKDGDDYVISGQKTFITNGTRADFVTLLAKTTPDRGAHGCSFFLVPTNLPGFSVSKKLKKIGNKSSDTAELFLEDVRIPKRYLLGEENMGFMYLMQNFQSERLIGSVSAISGAFYTLDYSVNYGKERMAFGKPIIKREVWQHKFVDLYTRAEAARALVYQCIDRYNDDRYVKKGPVGFDTVKYISMAKVLVGDVTNDVMDTCLQFHGGWGYIEDFPIARAWRDQRLFRIGGGTSETMRYYIAKIMGF from the coding sequence ATGTGGCAGCCCTTTACCGAGGAGCACGAGCAATTCCGAAAGACGGTCCGCGCGTTTGCGGAGAAGGAGCTGGCGCCGCATGCCGAGCAGTGGGAAGCGGACGAAGTTTTCCCGAATTGGGTATTCAAGCGGGCAGGGGAGCTCGGGATTTTGGGCGCGCATTTCCCCGAAGAACACGGCGGTATGGGGCTCGATTATTGGTTCAGCGCGGCGAAAGCGGAGGAATTGCCGCGGTCGCGCTTGGCCGGTGTCGTGATGGGACTGCTCGTGCAAAGCGACATGGCGACGCCGGTCATCAGTGATTTGGGGACCAAGGACCAAATCGAGGAATTTTTGAAGCCGGTCCTCGCGGGCGACAAAGTGATTGCGCTGGGCGTGAGCGAGCCGGGGGCCGGAAGCGATGTCGCGGGTATTCGCACGTTCGCGCGCAAGGACGGGGACGATTACGTCATCAGCGGCCAGAAGACGTTCATCACGAATGGGACGCGAGCCGATTTCGTCACGCTCTTGGCGAAAACGACCCCGGATCGAGGGGCGCACGGATGTTCGTTTTTCCTGGTACCGACGAATTTGCCGGGATTCTCGGTATCGAAGAAATTGAAGAAAATTGGCAATAAGTCTTCGGATACGGCGGAGCTCTTCTTGGAGGACGTGCGAATTCCGAAACGTTATCTGCTCGGCGAAGAAAACATGGGCTTCATGTACCTGATGCAGAACTTCCAAAGCGAACGACTGATCGGGTCCGTGAGCGCCATTTCGGGCGCCTTCTACACGCTCGATTATTCAGTGAACTACGGCAAGGAACGCATGGCGTTCGGAAAACCGATCATCAAGCGCGAAGTTTGGCAGCACAAATTCGTGGACCTGTACACGCGGGCCGAGGCTGCAAGGGCGCTCGTCTACCAGTGCATCGATCGGTACAACGACGACCGGTACGTCAAGAAGGGGCCGGTCGGCTTCGACACGGTCAAGTACATCTCGATGGCGAAGGTGCTGGTGGGTGACGTGACGAACGACGTGATGGACACGTGCCTGCAGTTCCACGGCGGGTGGGGCTACATCGAAGATTTCCCGATTGCTCGGGCTTGGCGCGACCAGCGGCTGTTCCGCATCGGCGGCGGGACGAGCGAAACGATGCGGTACTACATCGCCAAGATCATGGGGTTTTGA
- a CDS encoding RimK family alpha-L-glutamate ligase — MRLLVLSRNPTLYSTSRLVLAARSRGHDVTVFDPLDLQIVVSKGRPSLLHEGNAVSKFDLVIPRIGASITNYGLAVVRQFDLMGTPVLNSAVSIARSRDKLRALQLLNRKHIDVPTTICARSPAGVDSALAIVGCPAIVKLQQGTQGIGTMIAETPQAVHSLLETLWAMGQDIVLQEYVRESKGRDIRVIVVGGRVVASMRRVAKPGEFRSNLHRGGKGNRVKLLPAYRNAAIRAAKVMGLEVAGVDMLESKKKPKILEINSSPGLEGVERASGVDVAGAIIEYAEKYASEQGRISQREVDLRITSVLYDERTPPRSAPRTNGRARGDAT; from the coding sequence ATGCGGCTCCTCGTTCTCTCGCGAAACCCAACGCTCTACTCGACCAGTCGTCTCGTGCTGGCCGCGCGCTCGCGCGGTCACGATGTGACGGTCTTCGACCCGCTGGACCTGCAGATCGTCGTGTCGAAGGGACGTCCGAGTCTGCTTCACGAAGGAAACGCGGTGTCCAAGTTCGACTTGGTCATCCCGCGCATCGGGGCGAGTATCACGAATTACGGCCTGGCCGTCGTTCGTCAATTCGACCTGATGGGAACTCCCGTGCTCAACAGCGCCGTCTCCATCGCGCGTAGCCGGGACAAACTCCGCGCACTACAACTGCTCAACCGCAAGCACATCGATGTGCCCACGACCATCTGTGCGCGCAGTCCCGCAGGCGTCGATTCGGCTCTGGCCATCGTCGGTTGCCCGGCCATCGTCAAGCTTCAACAAGGCACGCAAGGCATCGGCACGATGATCGCCGAGACGCCGCAAGCGGTGCATTCGCTGCTCGAAACGCTCTGGGCGATGGGCCAGGACATCGTTTTGCAGGAATACGTGCGCGAGTCGAAGGGGCGGGACATCCGCGTGATCGTCGTGGGTGGACGCGTGGTCGCTTCGATGCGGCGCGTCGCCAAACCCGGTGAATTCCGGTCGAATTTGCATCGCGGCGGCAAAGGCAACCGCGTCAAGCTTCTGCCTGCGTATCGCAACGCGGCCATTCGAGCTGCGAAGGTGATGGGGCTCGAGGTCGCCGGCGTGGACATGCTCGAGTCGAAGAAGAAGCCGAAGATCCTCGAAATCAACAGCTCTCCGGGGCTCGAAGGTGTCGAGCGAGCGAGCGGCGTGGACGTTGCGGGCGCGATCATCGAGTACGCCGAGAAGTACGCCTCCGAGCAAGGACGCATCTCGCAACGCGAGGTCGATCTGCGCATCACGAGCGTTCTTTATGACGAACGCACGCCGCCTCGAAGTGCGCCACGAACGAACGGTCGCGCACGCGGAGATGCCACGTGA
- a CDS encoding enoyl-CoA hydratase/isomerase family protein: MSLRIDRSDATVVLTIDRPTTRNAIDADLARRLAEAASEAAADPAARAIVLAATGEESFVSGGDLNEIAKHVRDDGGPKPVLDMYEPLLVLESGDLPVIAAVSGDVYGGGCELILLCDMVIMESHASLAFRHARMGLSPAWGGMTRLLERVGPVEASRLLFTAEKIDATEAQRIGLVGDVVAKGQALTRALERAASIAKNARAVIAAQKRALRVVRQARRGNSIELERAVFAELWAGPAHRAAIEGFFRRRG; encoded by the coding sequence GTGAGCCTGCGCATCGATCGATCGGACGCGACGGTTGTCCTGACAATCGATCGACCTACGACGCGCAACGCCATCGATGCCGACCTAGCTCGTCGCTTGGCCGAGGCAGCATCCGAGGCAGCGGCCGATCCTGCCGCACGCGCCATCGTGCTCGCAGCGACGGGGGAAGAATCGTTCGTGTCGGGCGGAGACCTGAACGAGATCGCCAAGCATGTTCGTGATGATGGAGGGCCAAAGCCGGTGCTCGACATGTACGAGCCGCTCTTGGTGCTCGAATCGGGCGATTTGCCGGTGATCGCTGCGGTCTCTGGAGATGTCTACGGCGGCGGCTGCGAGCTGATTTTGCTCTGCGACATGGTGATCATGGAGAGCCATGCGAGCCTTGCGTTTCGGCATGCGCGGATGGGTTTGTCCCCGGCGTGGGGCGGCATGACGCGACTGCTCGAGCGAGTGGGTCCGGTCGAAGCGTCGCGACTGCTTTTCACAGCAGAGAAAATCGATGCGACCGAAGCGCAACGCATCGGGCTCGTGGGTGATGTCGTGGCGAAGGGTCAAGCGCTCACGCGCGCGCTCGAACGGGCTGCGTCGATTGCCAAGAATGCTCGTGCGGTCATCGCTGCGCAGAAGCGAGCGCTTCGCGTCGTGCGGCAGGCGCGTCGAGGCAACTCGATCGAGCTCGAGCGAGCGGTGTTTGCCGAGCTCTGGGCCGGGCCAGCTCATCGGGCAGCGATCGAAGGGTTTTTCCGTCGTCGCGGTTGA
- a CDS encoding aldehyde dehydrogenase family protein: MTAATISIDTSHVAAEPSATSIDQALVELRDNARGFARLAPRDKARLLRDVLGRVESAAARMVEASCQAKGIDPRSTLAGEEWFGGPVTIVSNVAALADALDDVAKRGAPRLPFRSVRERDDGRVDVRVFPMRGSDAQLLAGFSCDVRLLEGVRARDVRAQQAAFYQTKDPEGAVSLVLGAGNVASIPAMDTLYELFVEGRVVMLKMSPVNEYLAPILNDMLAPLVERGFVRIVRGDASVGAYLATHEAVGHVHVTGSQRTHDAIVWGADSSQRAERQRRGEPVLGKTITSELGNISPVIVVPFLYSERELWFQARNIATQVVNNASFNCNAAKMLVLARGWAQRDRFVQELSRALLQVRPRKAYYPGAVERYQTLTTGREHVRRFGECGPDELPWTLIERLDASRADEPLFSTEPFCSIISEVSVGSDDPVDFLSAATKFCNDSLWGTLSASIVCHGVLEDDPVVGPALERTIDELRYGAVAVNHWPALVYGTVTAPWGGHPSSTLENVQSGKGFVHNTVMLGNIEKAIFRGPLTHFPRPPLFFDHRKMDVVAERLMHYNARPGWSRLPSVAMAALTG, from the coding sequence ATGACTGCCGCCACGATTTCAATCGACACGAGCCACGTCGCCGCAGAACCTTCGGCCACGAGCATCGATCAGGCTCTCGTCGAACTGCGCGATAACGCTCGCGGTTTTGCTCGTTTGGCCCCGCGCGACAAAGCCCGGCTCCTGCGCGACGTGCTCGGACGCGTCGAAAGCGCCGCCGCACGCATGGTCGAAGCAAGCTGCCAAGCCAAGGGCATCGACCCGCGTAGCACGCTCGCAGGCGAAGAATGGTTTGGCGGGCCGGTGACGATCGTGAGCAACGTAGCGGCTCTCGCGGATGCGCTCGACGACGTCGCCAAACGCGGTGCACCAAGGTTGCCCTTTCGCAGCGTGCGCGAACGCGACGACGGACGCGTCGACGTGCGCGTGTTTCCGATGCGCGGATCGGACGCGCAACTGCTCGCGGGTTTTTCCTGTGACGTGCGCCTGCTCGAGGGCGTGCGTGCGCGTGACGTGCGCGCACAGCAAGCCGCGTTTTACCAGACGAAGGACCCCGAAGGCGCCGTATCGCTCGTGCTCGGAGCAGGCAACGTCGCAAGCATCCCGGCGATGGATACGCTCTACGAGCTCTTCGTCGAAGGCCGCGTCGTGATGCTCAAGATGAGCCCCGTCAACGAGTACCTCGCGCCCATCTTGAACGACATGCTCGCACCGCTCGTCGAACGCGGGTTTGTCCGGATCGTACGCGGCGACGCGAGCGTAGGCGCCTACCTCGCAACGCATGAAGCCGTCGGACATGTGCACGTCACGGGTTCACAACGAACGCACGATGCGATCGTGTGGGGAGCCGATAGCTCGCAGCGAGCAGAACGACAGCGCCGAGGTGAACCTGTTCTCGGTAAAACCATCACATCGGAGCTTGGTAACATCAGCCCCGTGATCGTCGTGCCGTTCCTCTACTCGGAGCGCGAGCTCTGGTTTCAAGCGCGAAACATCGCGACGCAGGTCGTCAACAACGCATCGTTCAACTGCAACGCGGCGAAAATGCTGGTGCTCGCGCGAGGTTGGGCGCAGCGTGATCGGTTTGTCCAGGAACTTAGTCGAGCGCTCCTTCAGGTGCGCCCGCGCAAGGCGTATTATCCCGGCGCGGTCGAACGCTACCAGACGCTCACGACAGGCCGCGAGCACGTGCGACGTTTCGGTGAGTGCGGTCCGGACGAACTCCCGTGGACGCTCATCGAAAGGCTGGATGCTTCACGCGCGGACGAACCGCTCTTTTCGACCGAGCCGTTTTGCTCGATCATCAGCGAAGTATCGGTTGGCTCGGACGACCCTGTGGACTTTCTCTCGGCCGCCACGAAGTTCTGCAACGACTCGCTCTGGGGAACGCTGTCGGCTTCGATCGTTTGTCACGGCGTGCTCGAGGACGATCCCGTCGTCGGCCCGGCGCTCGAACGAACCATTGACGAATTGCGATATGGCGCCGTGGCGGTGAACCATTGGCCAGCGCTCGTGTACGGTACGGTGACGGCGCCTTGGGGCGGGCATCCAAGCTCGACGCTCGAAAATGTGCAAAGCGGCAAAGGATTCGTCCACAACACCGTGATGTTGGGAAATATTGAAAAAGCGATTTTTCGCGGGCCGCTTACGCATTTCCCGCGTCCTCCGCTCTTTTTCGATCATCGAAAAATGGATGTCGTGGCCGAGCGGCTCATGCATTACAACGCTCGACCCGGCTGGTCTCGCCTGCCGAGCGTTGCAATGGCAGCGCTTACTGGCTGA
- a CDS encoding response regulator gives MPAAHVLLVDDSTTVRMVITAELREAGFRVTPVPTLDAARRALAQARNREGIDLVILDLSLPDGDGIDLLREIRRNPSLADMPVMILSSDARFGSRLEGLGVGADDYVGKPHSKAYLIGRARALAGARTIDNVAPRPWRVLIVDSDSGIRQTLARLLRVGHGCDVVTMENADQAAQYFGVEGMGADCVVVERRSFLRLLGVVQLKCSNANVPMIVLDDAPSGTFVASTASRRLGSRSPLVMSRKMELASVADAVLQRLTEDDGGKPRVASGSIPPAPRSTPLKFARGA, from the coding sequence ATGCCTGCTGCCCACGTACTCTTGGTTGATGACAGCACGACGGTCCGGATGGTCATCACGGCCGAGCTCCGAGAAGCTGGGTTTCGAGTGACCCCTGTGCCGACGCTGGATGCAGCTCGGCGTGCTCTGGCCCAAGCAAGAAACCGCGAAGGCATCGATTTGGTCATTCTGGACCTGTCCCTGCCCGATGGGGATGGCATCGATTTGCTGCGAGAAATCCGGCGCAATCCGTCACTCGCGGACATGCCGGTGATGATCCTGTCGAGTGACGCGCGTTTTGGCTCGCGCCTCGAAGGACTCGGTGTGGGAGCCGATGATTACGTGGGCAAACCGCATTCGAAAGCGTATCTGATTGGTCGCGCACGGGCTCTCGCCGGCGCGCGCACGATCGACAACGTGGCGCCTCGCCCGTGGCGCGTGCTCATCGTCGATAGCGATAGTGGCATTCGGCAAACGCTCGCGCGGCTCTTGCGAGTCGGCCACGGGTGTGACGTGGTGACCATGGAAAATGCCGATCAAGCTGCGCAATACTTCGGTGTCGAAGGCATGGGCGCCGATTGTGTGGTCGTCGAACGTCGGAGTTTTCTTCGACTGCTCGGCGTGGTGCAATTAAAGTGCTCGAACGCCAACGTGCCCATGATCGTCCTCGATGACGCGCCGAGCGGCACCTTTGTCGCGTCGACTGCTTCGCGTCGCCTGGGATCGCGTTCCCCCCTCGTGATGTCGCGCAAGATGGAGCTTGCGAGTGTCGCGGACGCCGTCCTCCAACGCCTCACGGAGGACGACGGCGGTAAGCCCCGCGTGGCAAGCGGATCGATTCCTCCCGCGCCGCGATCGACCCCGCTCAAGTTCGCCCGCGGAGCGTAG
- a CDS encoding CBS domain-containing protein, with the protein MTQASLHVSTLMKTPVLSVKTDTPLDKVYQLLVLQRISSVPVVDGSGKPLGVVSMTDLLRVGRLQPASLAGVQAIELPSEPASEHMHAGVITIAADALVTHAARVMADNHVHRVYVEDAGQLAGVFSIEEVLASVRSLRIDRTVESVMSRPVITLSVKSTIADAASRLDRVGVTGVAILDEFGYPVGAFTQVEALAARDLPPNTRVEEVMNYGLVLQHVQTPLYRAAAHAFEARARRVFAMNNGELVGVVTGLDFARALAALA; encoded by the coding sequence ATGACCCAAGCGTCCCTGCATGTTTCGACGTTGATGAAGACCCCCGTGCTGTCGGTGAAAACCGATACGCCACTCGACAAGGTCTACCAGCTTCTCGTGCTCCAACGGATTTCGTCGGTGCCCGTGGTCGACGGAAGCGGCAAGCCGCTTGGGGTCGTATCCATGACCGACCTTTTGCGCGTTGGCCGATTGCAGCCGGCATCGTTGGCGGGCGTGCAGGCCATCGAGTTGCCATCGGAACCCGCGAGCGAGCACATGCACGCGGGCGTCATCACGATTGCCGCCGATGCGCTCGTCACACACGCGGCCCGCGTCATGGCCGACAACCATGTTCATCGCGTGTACGTCGAGGACGCGGGGCAACTCGCGGGCGTGTTCAGCATCGAGGAAGTGCTCGCATCCGTGCGCAGCTTGCGCATCGACCGCACGGTTGAAAGCGTCATGTCGCGTCCGGTCATCACGCTGTCGGTCAAGTCGACGATTGCCGACGCTGCATCGAGGCTCGATCGGGTGGGCGTGACGGGCGTTGCGATTCTCGATGAATTCGGGTATCCGGTGGGAGCCTTCACGCAGGTCGAAGCGCTTGCGGCGCGTGATTTGCCGCCGAATACGCGCGTCGAGGAGGTCATGAATTATGGCCTCGTGTTGCAGCACGTCCAGACGCCGCTTTATCGCGCTGCGGCGCACGCATTCGAGGCGCGGGCTCGTCGCGTATTTGCCATGAACAACGGCGAGCTCGTCGGCGTCGTGACGGGGCTCGACTTTGCGCGTGCGCTCGCTGCGCTCGCGTAA
- a CDS encoding Fis family transcriptional regulator produces MFSGCKDDGPAKGGQGGEGGEGTWGVGGSGVGSTSSGSMGGDGEPAVMNGMTAAHNEARANANPAPAKPMPPLTWSADLAAVAQAYAEKCIWEHSSNNYGENLYATSGGDTPQDVVNAWVSEVQYYDYASDSCSDVCGHYTQVVWAETLRLGCGMAKCPDNAPWGNGPWEMWVCNYDPPGNWVGQKPY; encoded by the coding sequence ATGTTTTCCGGCTGCAAGGACGACGGACCTGCCAAAGGTGGGCAGGGTGGAGAGGGCGGAGAAGGTACGTGGGGAGTGGGTGGGAGCGGTGTTGGATCGACGAGCAGCGGCTCCATGGGCGGCGACGGCGAGCCGGCGGTCATGAATGGAATGACCGCGGCGCACAATGAAGCTCGGGCAAACGCCAATCCCGCTCCGGCCAAACCAATGCCGCCGCTCACGTGGTCGGCCGATCTTGCTGCGGTGGCGCAAGCTTATGCAGAAAAATGCATATGGGAGCATAGCAGCAACAATTATGGCGAGAATCTCTACGCGACGTCGGGAGGTGACACGCCGCAAGACGTCGTGAATGCATGGGTGTCGGAAGTTCAGTATTACGATTACGCATCCGATTCGTGTAGCGACGTATGCGGCCATTATACGCAGGTCGTTTGGGCCGAAACGTTGCGCCTCGGATGCGGTATGGCGAAATGCCCGGACAACGCGCCCTGGGGCAATGGACCGTGGGAAATGTGGGTTTGTAATTACGATCCGCCGGGCAATTGGGTCGGCCAAAAGCCCTATTGA
- a CDS encoding CapA family protein, whose protein sequence is MLARRALLVSLCVLACAVAWLARDASAARHRAVAISSGLSRLTMPVAAAPPAPSAEASPKRVTIALTGDVAVALGVGAIVAHGRDPSFPFADVAERLRSYDLLVGNLECVVATQGAAAISEPLVAPIQTPKLLVDAGFDLVSIANNHTLDMSHAGYFEMLQRLDAAGLPHFGSTTADHARDPIVVRDVGGVRVALIGHMNREEKRAIADVARARERADVVIVFEHWGIEYAQYPVRHQRLRGRTLIDAGADAVVGAHAHVVQPMEKYRDRLIAYGLGNFVFSSMVRPGSHNGALLELDLDKRGIAAHRFRRVTIDERGAPRFHGEPTEEPPFDPPGTRSLPPL, encoded by the coding sequence GTGCTCGCCCGCCGCGCGCTTCTCGTCTCGCTCTGCGTTTTGGCCTGCGCCGTCGCATGGCTGGCACGTGATGCATCGGCCGCGCGCCATCGCGCGGTTGCCATATCGAGCGGTTTGTCGCGGCTCACCATGCCGGTCGCGGCAGCCCCGCCCGCGCCGTCCGCGGAAGCCTCACCCAAGCGCGTCACGATTGCATTGACCGGCGACGTCGCGGTGGCTCTCGGTGTTGGAGCGATCGTTGCCCACGGCCGCGATCCGAGCTTTCCTTTTGCCGACGTTGCAGAACGATTGCGCAGCTACGACTTGCTCGTCGGGAACCTCGAGTGCGTCGTGGCGACGCAGGGCGCGGCGGCCATTTCCGAGCCTCTCGTGGCGCCCATCCAAACGCCCAAGCTCCTCGTCGATGCCGGGTTCGATCTGGTCTCGATTGCCAACAACCACACGCTCGACATGTCCCACGCCGGATACTTCGAAATGCTCCAGCGGCTCGATGCTGCGGGTTTGCCGCATTTCGGATCGACGACCGCCGATCATGCGCGTGATCCCATCGTGGTAAGGGACGTCGGCGGCGTGCGCGTGGCGCTCATTGGTCACATGAATCGGGAAGAAAAACGAGCCATTGCCGATGTCGCGCGCGCTCGGGAACGGGCGGATGTCGTGATCGTATTCGAGCACTGGGGGATCGAATATGCGCAATATCCGGTGCGTCACCAACGATTGCGAGGACGTACATTGATCGATGCCGGCGCGGATGCCGTCGTTGGCGCACATGCGCACGTCGTTCAGCCCATGGAAAAATACCGAGATCGACTCATTGCATATGGATTGGGCAATTTCGTTTTTTCCAGCATGGTCCGCCCCGGCTCGCACAATGGCGCATTGCTCGAGCTCGACCTGGACAAACGCGGAATCGCCGCACATCGATTTCGCCGGGTGACCATCGACGAGCGCGGAGCGCCCCGGTTTCACGGTGAGCCGACCGAAGAGCCGCCGTTCGACCCGCCGGGCACGCGATCTCTTCCGCCGCTATGA